In Balneola sp., a single genomic region encodes these proteins:
- the lexA gene encoding repressor LexA produces the protein MDNAHLTRKQHEFFTFIVDYKKDNEVWPTYREIADHFGYASPNSVTQNIQALLKKGYLVKRNDEEYDLPAEKKSLLGETDEQEGIPVRGLIAAGYLQEAVEANLGSITMDTLFPNLDDLFALRVSGFSMKDVGIYDGDFVLLMDTDVKNGDIGAVLYDGETSLKKIYWDDNGLRLEPANEDYDDIFIEPDVFEEVRIIGKYIGHVNRQGFQRAVPLVA, from the coding sequence ATGGACAATGCACATTTGACTCGTAAACAGCATGAATTCTTCACCTTCATTGTAGATTATAAAAAAGACAATGAAGTCTGGCCCACTTACCGTGAGATTGCTGATCATTTTGGATATGCCTCACCCAACAGCGTTACCCAAAATATACAGGCGCTACTCAAGAAAGGCTATCTGGTTAAGCGAAATGATGAAGAATATGATTTGCCTGCCGAGAAGAAGAGCTTACTTGGAGAAACGGATGAACAAGAAGGAATACCTGTTCGCGGCTTAATCGCTGCCGGATACCTGCAGGAAGCTGTTGAAGCTAACTTGGGAAGTATCACCATGGATACCCTATTCCCAAATTTAGATGACCTGTTTGCGCTTCGCGTTTCTGGATTCAGTATGAAAGATGTGGGTATCTACGACGGCGACTTTGTGCTCCTTATGGATACCGATGTCAAGAATGGAGATATCGGTGCGGTGCTCTATGACGGCGAAACCAGTCTTAAAAAAATCTACTGGGATGACAATGGTTTACGCTTAGAACCTGCGAATGAAGATTATGACGACATCTTCATCGAGCCCGACGTGTTCGAAGAAGTCCGGATTATTGGTAAGTATATCGGTCATGTAAACCGTCAAGGATTCCAGCGAGCTGTACCTCTTGTCGCTTAA
- the rplU gene encoding 50S ribosomal protein L21 translates to MYAIVEIGGHQYKVAENDVLFVDKQNADDDKLTFDKVLLIKDDNGNVNIGTPNVEGAEISATILDTVKADKVLVFKKKRRKGYQKLNGHRQVMSQIQIESISTSGSAPKKKKAAKKDDAPAKKAEAKSSEKEAASKKEEGKDLSSMTVAELTDLAKERGLTGYSSMRKAELIDALK, encoded by the coding sequence ATGTACGCTATTGTTGAAATAGGCGGACACCAATACAAAGTAGCTGAAAACGACGTGCTTTTTGTGGACAAGCAAAACGCTGACGATGACAAGCTTACCTTTGATAAAGTGTTGCTAATTAAAGATGACAACGGAAATGTGAATATTGGAACTCCTAATGTTGAAGGAGCTGAGATTTCCGCTACGATCTTAGATACGGTGAAAGCTGACAAAGTATTAGTATTTAAGAAAAAACGCCGTAAAGGATATCAGAAGCTGAATGGACACCGACAAGTGATGTCTCAGATTCAAATTGAGAGTATCTCTACTTCCGGTTCTGCTCCTAAGAAAAAGAAGGCAGCAAAGAAAGATGACGCTCCTGCTAAAAAGGCTGAAGCTAAATCCTCCGAAAAAGAAGCAGCTTCCAAAAAAGAAGAAGGCAAAGATCTAAGTTCAATGACAGTTGCTGAACTTACTGATTTAGCGAAAGAAAGAGGCCTTACCGGGTACTCGAGTATGAGAAAAGCTGAACTGATCGACGCTCTAAAATAA
- a CDS encoding 50S ribosomal protein L27, translating to MAHKKGQGSTRNGRDSNPKMLGVKKFGGEFVRAGGIIVRQRGTKFHPGDNVQRGGDDTLFATSDGTVNFAVRSGGRKHVNVEPLN from the coding sequence ATGGCACATAAGAAAGGTCAAGGTTCGACAAGAAACGGTCGCGATTCCAATCCAAAAATGCTTGGTGTTAAAAAATTCGGTGGTGAATTTGTTCGCGCCGGAGGAATCATTGTACGTCAACGCGGTACAAAATTTCACCCCGGTGATAACGTACAACGTGGTGGCGATGATACTTTATTCGCAACATCAGACGGAACAGTAAATTTTGCAGTTCGTTCTGGCGGACGCAAGCACGTTAATGTAGAGCCTCTCAACTGA